Proteins from one Myxococcales bacterium genomic window:
- a CDS encoding TerB family tellurite resistance protein, which translates to MIQLRDKTLARIRDELLEVGQPPSVHFMRAAAEDDPFAGDPDAKQRFEALFEVMCLMVMADGKVTDSERDVLRGAVRGLTQHAVRTHHIEKLFEQCAELAKQGMEARLAAVAPTLKEDPALADAAFSLAAALAFADDEIEDSENEVINALAEALELDGDHATELLNQLETESE; encoded by the coding sequence ATGATTCAGCTGCGCGACAAGACCCTGGCCAGGATCCGTGACGAGCTGCTCGAGGTGGGTCAACCCCCGAGCGTTCACTTCATGCGTGCCGCGGCGGAGGACGACCCGTTCGCGGGTGATCCCGACGCCAAGCAACGCTTCGAGGCGCTGTTCGAGGTGATGTGCCTGATGGTCATGGCGGACGGTAAGGTCACCGACAGCGAGCGTGACGTGTTGCGCGGCGCGGTGCGGGGGCTGACTCAGCACGCCGTGCGGACGCACCACATCGAAAAGCTGTTCGAGCAGTGTGCCGAGCTGGCGAAGCAGGGCATGGAAGCGCGCCTGGCCGCCGTGGCGCCCACGCTGAAAGAGGACCCCGCCCTCGCGGACGCCGCGTTCTCGCTGGCCGCCGCGCTGGCGTTTGCCGACGACGAGATCGAAGACAGCGAGAACGAGGTGATCAACGCCCTGGCCGAAGCCCTGGAGCTCGATGGAGATCACGCGACGGAGCTCCTGAACCAGCTCGAGACGGAATCCGAGTGA
- a CDS encoding thiamine pyrophosphate-dependent dehydrogenase E1 component subunit alpha has product MYREMRKMRVLETRMVGLQRQGRVGFYGTCTGQEATPIATALATAENDWIFPALRESSIMLVRGFPLDTYLAQVFGNDLDVLKGRNMPSHMAGRAVNQVSWSSCIGPQIPQAVGAAWAAKLRKDPTVTIGFMGDGATSQPDFHNAMNFAAVFQVPCVMICQNNHWSISVPTARQTASETLAVKAKAYGLPGVRVDGNDVLAVYRVVKDAVDRARAGGGPTFVESFTYRMGAHSTSDDPTRYRSEEEVKSWAEKDPIDRIRRHLEREGHLDAALVERIDQELNEEISRAIEAVEKRLPPPLESLFDDVYAVLPWHLREQRDALANAPRAPSGH; this is encoded by the coding sequence ATGTACCGCGAAATGCGGAAGATGCGCGTGCTCGAGACACGCATGGTCGGTCTGCAGCGACAGGGCCGCGTCGGGTTCTACGGCACCTGTACGGGGCAGGAGGCGACCCCCATCGCAACCGCCCTCGCCACCGCAGAGAACGACTGGATCTTCCCCGCGCTACGCGAGAGCTCCATCATGCTGGTCCGGGGGTTCCCTCTGGACACGTACCTCGCCCAGGTCTTCGGCAACGACCTCGACGTGCTGAAGGGGCGCAACATGCCCAGCCACATGGCGGGCCGAGCGGTGAACCAGGTGTCGTGGTCGAGCTGCATCGGCCCCCAGATCCCCCAGGCGGTGGGCGCGGCTTGGGCTGCGAAGCTGCGCAAAGATCCGACGGTTACCATCGGCTTCATGGGGGATGGCGCGACGAGCCAGCCGGACTTCCACAACGCGATGAACTTCGCTGCCGTGTTCCAGGTCCCGTGCGTGATGATCTGCCAGAACAACCACTGGTCCATCAGTGTGCCAACAGCTCGCCAGACCGCGTCCGAGACGCTGGCGGTGAAGGCCAAGGCCTACGGCCTGCCTGGCGTGCGCGTCGACGGCAACGACGTGCTCGCGGTCTACCGAGTGGTCAAAGACGCGGTCGACCGCGCGCGAGCCGGCGGCGGACCGACGTTCGTCGAGAGTTTCACCTATCGCATGGGGGCCCACTCGACGAGTGACGATCCGACCCGCTATCGCTCCGAAGAGGAAGTGAAGAGCTGGGCCGAGAAGGACCCCATCGACCGCATCCGGCGCCACCTCGAGCGCGAGGGCCACCTGGACGCGGCGCTCGTGGAGCGCATCGATCAGGAGCTCAACGAGGAAATCTCGCGCGCCATCGAGGCAGTCGAAAAACGCCTGCCCCCGCCCCTCGAGTCACTCTTCGACGACGTGTACGCGGTGCTGCCCTGGCATCTTCGCGAGCAGCGCGACGCGCTGGCAAACGCACCGCGGGCGCCGAGCGGGCACTGA
- a CDS encoding HNH endonuclease, translating into MPEARRAERRAVARVIAYLGEVERRKLYLGQACSSMFAYCTERLGYSENEAQTRIAVARTCLRFPEAMADLESGALHLTGLWLLAPRLTDENVSALLSEVRGKSRRQIEALLARRFPKPDVLPSITPLGGRTMLEQGDTGPGAPVAQGDATPGAPASSRARVEPLSATSFRVEFTASAALRDKLERARDLLSHAEPGGELAVIIERAIDELIAVETKRREGAGKPRKRRETKPGSRHVPVDVQREVRERDADQCTFTDAAGRRCSETRFLTIEHIVPFAKGGPTTVDNCCLLCSAHNSYRARQVFGEEHIQNEIAGARARRETNRTPAPAVAAAPEPEVFEKVRSALVLSGFKRAQARQAVEHVRLRGIEPRVEPLLRAAIAVLTP; encoded by the coding sequence TTGCCGGAGGCCCGCCGCGCCGAGCGCCGCGCCGTCGCCCGGGTCATCGCCTACCTCGGCGAGGTCGAGCGGCGGAAGTTGTATCTCGGTCAGGCCTGCTCCTCGATGTTCGCGTACTGCACGGAGCGGCTCGGGTACTCCGAAAACGAGGCGCAGACGCGCATCGCCGTCGCCCGGACTTGCCTTCGGTTTCCCGAGGCAATGGCCGACCTCGAGTCCGGCGCGCTCCACCTGACCGGCCTCTGGTTGCTCGCGCCTCGCCTCACGGACGAAAACGTGAGTGCGCTGCTCAGCGAGGTCCGGGGCAAGAGCCGCCGCCAAATCGAGGCGCTGCTCGCGCGCCGCTTCCCCAAGCCGGACGTGCTCCCGAGCATCACGCCGCTCGGGGGACGCACCATGCTCGAGCAAGGTGACACGGGGCCCGGCGCCCCGGTCGCCCAGGGCGACGCGACCCCGGGCGCGCCGGCGAGCTCCCGGGCTCGGGTCGAGCCGCTCTCGGCGACGAGCTTCCGCGTGGAGTTCACGGCCAGTGCGGCGCTCAGGGACAAGCTCGAGCGCGCTCGAGACCTGCTCAGCCACGCCGAGCCGGGCGGGGAGCTCGCCGTCATCATCGAGCGGGCCATCGACGAGCTCATCGCCGTCGAGACCAAGCGCCGCGAGGGCGCGGGCAAGCCGCGCAAGCGTCGCGAGACGAAGCCGGGCTCGCGGCACGTGCCCGTCGACGTCCAGCGGGAGGTGCGGGAGCGGGACGCTGACCAGTGCACCTTCACCGATGCTGCCGGTCGCAGATGCTCGGAGACCCGTTTCCTGACCATCGAGCACATCGTTCCCTTCGCGAAGGGCGGGCCGACCACCGTGGACAACTGCTGCCTGCTCTGCTCGGCTCACAACTCGTATCGAGCGCGACAGGTGTTCGGCGAAGAGCACATCCAGAACGAGATCGCCGGGGCTCGAGCTCGCCGCGAAACGAACCGCACGCCGGCACCTGCGGTCGCGGCCGCGCCCGAGCCCGAAGTGTTCGAGAAGGTGCGCTCGGCGCTGGTGCTCTCGGGGTTCAAGCGGGCCCAGGCACGGCAAGCTGTCGAGCACGTGCGACTGCGCGGGATCGAGCCTCGGGTCGAACCCCTGCTTCGCGCCGCCATCGCCGTGCTCACACCCTGA
- a CDS encoding gliding motility protein, producing the protein MVTPEAREVVPELPAFARELTPGGTTNRAVRQLHARLCQVEPTSPLPERLHAIEQLTRWVCDGPKPPPLDGAATEPYATTRLRLLLRALVNVPELQRRLRETTTSVLSEANALGLLCEVGLPNDRGLLDETSDRLARRLLPRAPDPRDLGELFAHMFKTSRDADWLAGLPTELVVEFLTVLGDVWQPLRDATEDALALLTTRVSALGLSDDIRRRGPAGPVRESPFFRVHHAAFDELPELSTLCRSDLVVVLDNLERFGVSVDVVYRLEVIAKCLTRIESILVARDPRKTPEIVSAEAAFVAELVRARLREQSVRGVVRDNLQLLARKVIERAGETGEHYITVSRGEWWKMLASAAGGGFLTAFTCAGKFLTKWGGFAPAIEGMVNAVNFAGSFIGMQLLGFTLATKQPSMTAAALAGSIRSQEGAHQLDDLITTIARICRSQLAAALGNVGVVIPSAMAFDLVFRAVAARPFLDGETAHHAIEALHPGHSATIPFAALTGVLLWLSSLGAGWLENWAVYRRIPEAITEHRLGRLFGRRLFGFFGRAFKKHIAGFGGSVTLGLLLGMLPAFGKFFGLPVDVRHVTLSTGSLALSVTALGVDALKDPAVAWAALGILCIGSMNFGISFVLALGVAFRAREVPLLRGLNLLGAVLGRFVRSPLEFVYPPASQTEQVFSHRPSMVPRGSAASLHRISRPPS; encoded by the coding sequence GTGGTGACGCCGGAGGCGAGGGAGGTGGTACCCGAGCTGCCCGCTTTCGCTCGCGAGCTCACTCCCGGCGGCACGACGAACCGCGCAGTCCGGCAGCTCCACGCGAGGCTCTGTCAAGTCGAGCCAACGAGCCCGCTGCCCGAACGGCTGCACGCCATCGAACAACTCACCCGCTGGGTGTGCGACGGACCGAAACCGCCGCCGCTCGACGGCGCTGCGACCGAGCCGTACGCGACTACGCGGCTGAGGCTGCTCTTGCGGGCGCTCGTCAACGTCCCGGAGCTGCAGCGTCGGCTGCGCGAGACCACGACCAGCGTGCTGTCCGAGGCCAACGCCCTCGGGCTCCTGTGCGAGGTGGGGCTGCCCAACGACCGCGGACTCCTGGACGAGACGAGTGATCGGCTGGCGCGCCGTCTCTTGCCTCGGGCACCCGACCCTCGCGATCTCGGTGAGCTGTTCGCGCACATGTTCAAGACGTCGCGGGATGCCGACTGGCTCGCCGGGCTCCCGACGGAGCTCGTGGTCGAGTTCTTGACGGTGCTCGGCGACGTGTGGCAGCCGCTGCGCGACGCAACGGAAGACGCGCTGGCGCTGCTCACTACCCGGGTCTCGGCGCTCGGCTTGTCGGACGACATTCGACGGCGCGGGCCTGCCGGACCGGTGCGAGAGAGCCCGTTCTTCCGGGTGCATCACGCCGCCTTTGACGAGCTGCCGGAGCTCTCGACGTTGTGTCGTAGCGATCTGGTGGTCGTGCTCGACAACCTCGAGCGCTTCGGTGTCAGCGTCGACGTCGTTTACCGGCTGGAAGTCATCGCGAAGTGCCTCACGCGCATCGAGTCCATCTTGGTGGCGCGGGATCCCCGGAAGACGCCCGAGATCGTCAGTGCCGAGGCGGCGTTCGTGGCGGAGCTGGTGCGGGCGCGGCTGCGTGAGCAGAGTGTGCGCGGGGTGGTTCGGGACAATCTGCAGCTCCTGGCGCGCAAGGTCATCGAGCGCGCGGGCGAGACCGGTGAGCACTACATCACCGTGTCCCGGGGTGAGTGGTGGAAGATGCTGGCCTCGGCCGCGGGAGGTGGCTTTCTCACTGCGTTCACCTGCGCCGGGAAGTTCCTGACGAAGTGGGGCGGTTTTGCGCCGGCCATCGAGGGCATGGTCAACGCAGTCAACTTCGCCGGGAGCTTCATCGGCATGCAGCTGCTCGGTTTCACGCTGGCGACCAAACAACCGAGCATGACCGCCGCTGCCCTCGCCGGGTCGATCCGCAGCCAGGAGGGGGCGCACCAGCTCGATGACCTGATCACGACCATCGCTCGCATCTGTCGTTCACAGCTGGCGGCGGCGCTGGGCAACGTCGGGGTCGTGATCCCGTCAGCGATGGCCTTCGACCTGGTGTTTCGCGCGGTCGCCGCGCGCCCGTTCCTGGATGGCGAGACCGCGCACCACGCCATCGAGGCGCTGCATCCCGGCCACAGCGCCACGATCCCGTTCGCCGCTCTGACCGGCGTCCTGCTCTGGCTGTCGAGCCTGGGGGCGGGCTGGCTGGAGAACTGGGCCGTGTATCGCCGCATTCCCGAGGCCATCACCGAACACCGGCTGGGGCGGCTCTTCGGGCGTCGCCTGTTCGGGTTCTTCGGGCGCGCTTTCAAGAAACACATCGCGGGATTCGGCGGCAGCGTCACCCTCGGCCTCTTGCTCGGCATGCTCCCGGCGTTCGGCAAGTTCTTTGGACTGCCCGTCGACGTGCGCCACGTCACACTCTCGACCGGCTCGCTCGCGCTCTCGGTCACGGCGCTTGGCGTCGACGCCCTCAAAGATCCAGCCGTGGCCTGGGCGGCGCTGGGCATCCTGTGCATCGGGAGCATGAACTTCGGCATCAGCTTCGTGCTCGCCTTGGGCGTTGCGTTCCGCGCCCGCGAGGTGCCATTGCTCCGCGGGCTCAACCTGCTCGGTGCCGTGCTCGGCCGCTTCGTGCGCTCGCCGCTCGAGTTCGTTTACCCGCCGGCCAGCCAGACCGAGCAGGTATTTTCTCACAGGCCCAGCATGGTCCCGCGGGGTTCGGCGGCCTCACTGCACCGGATCAGCCGGCCGCCATCCTAG